A section of the Salmo salar chromosome ssa05, Ssal_v3.1, whole genome shotgun sequence genome encodes:
- the cfl1 gene encoding cofilin-2 produces the protein MASGVTVTDDVITVFNEMKVRKAQANEDEKKKRKKAVLFCLSEDKKHIILEEGQEILTGDVGVTVQDPYLHFVKMLPPDDCRYALYDATYETKETKKEDLVFIFWAPDGAPLKSKMIYASSKDAIKKKFTGIKHEWQVNGLEDIKDRRTLADKLGGSSVITLEGSPL, from the exons ATG GCTTCCGGGGTGACAGTGACAGATGACGTTATCACAGTCTTCAACGAGATGAAGGTGCGTAAGGCGCAGGCGAACGAGgatgagaagaagaagaggaagaaggcgGTGCTGTTCTGTCTGAGCGAGGACAAGAAGCACATCATCCTGGAGGAGGGCCAAGAGATCCTGACAGGAGATGTGGGTGTCACGGTCCAGGACCCCTACCTGCACTTCGTTAAGATGCTGCCCCCAGACGACTGCCGTTACGCCCTCTACGATGCCACCTACGAGACCAAGGAGACCAAGAAAGAGGACCTGGTCTTCATCTTCTG GGCCCCAGATGGCGCTCCCCTGAAGAGCAAGATGATCTACGCCAGCTCAAAGGATGCTATCAAGAAGAAGTTCACAG GTATCAAGCACGAGTGGCAAGTGAACGGTTTGGAAGACATCAAGGACCGGCGCACCCTTGCCGACAAGCTTGGAGGCTCATCAGTAATCACCCTGGAAGGAAGCCCTCTATAA
- the LOC106604707 gene encoding serine protease 23, giving the protein MTMYPHPNSGLAHLSLLVVLLSLLLPLSLPSRAPPHQHPVHLHLPSLVPHAPLPLSRSRFSSQTQLDFTTHCNASCYHKGEQESRREHLTEQLAFETLYADGSRTLTTVDVADEDDYEGTISPAIQPPPTRGRRVTSRHRRQKRQIYGADGRFNIRGDHFLLDYPFSTAVRISTGCTGVLVSRRHVLTAAHCVHDGKDYVKGARKLRVGFLTPPYINGTKPSQTPTKKPLVRWVRVKRTRVPKGWIQGPQEVSMDFDYALLELRWPHRRPFMRLSVAPSSDDLAGKRIHFSGFDSDRPGELVYRFCPVEDESNDLIYQHCDARPGASGSGVYGRVWDTALERWERKVIGIFSGHQWLEIDGENRDYNVAVRFTPLKFAQICYWVHGNRVDCSQD; this is encoded by the coding sequence ATGACCATGTATCCACATCCAAACTCTGGCCTggctcatctctccctcttagtcgtgctcctctcactcctcctccccctctctctgccatctCGAGCCCCCCCTCACCAACACCCcgtccacctccacctcccttcACTGGTGCCCCATGCACCCCTGCCCCTCTCCCGCTCTCGCTTCAGTTCCCAGACTCAACTCGACTTCACCACTCACTGCAATGCCAGCTGCTACCACAAAGGAGAGCAAGAGAGCAGGCGAGAGCACCTGACTGAGCAGCTGGCCTTCGAGACGCTCTATGCAGACGGTTCTCGTACCCTCACCACTGTGGATGTGGCGGATGAGGATGATTATGAGGGCACCATCAGTCCTGCCATTCAACCTCCACCAACAAGAGGACGTAGAGTTACCAGTAGGCACAGGCGTCAGAAAAGACAGATCTACGGGGCTGATGGGCGCTTCAACATACGCGGTGACCACTTCCTGTTGGACTACCCATTCTCCACAGCTGTGAGGATCTCCACCGGCTGCACTGGAGTCCTAGTGTCTCGACGCCATGTCCTGACCGCTGCCCACTGCGTGCATGATGGGAAGGACTACGTCAAGGGAGCCCGTAAACTGAGGGTAGGCTTCCTGACTCCTCCGTACATCAATGGCACCAAGCCCAGCCAGACCCCCACCAAGAAGCCCCTGGTGCGCTGGGTCCGGGTCAAACGCACCCGTGTCCCCAAGGGCTGGATCCAAGGCCCCCAGGAGGTCAGCATGGACTTTGACTACGCCCTCTTGGAGCTGCGCTGGCCCCACCGCCGGCCCTTCATGCGTCTGTCTGTGGCTCCCTCCTCTGATGACCTGGCAGGGAAACGCATCCACTTCTCTGGGTTTGACAGTGACAGGCCTGGGGAGCTGGTCTACCGCTTCTGTCCTGTGGAGGACGAGTCTAACGACCTGATCTACCAGCACTGTGATGCCCGGCCGGGGGCCAGCGGCTCGGGGGTGTACGGCCGCGTGTGGGACACGGCTCTGGAACGCTGGGAGAGAAAAGTCATCGGCATCTTCTCTGGACACCAGTGGCTGGAGATTGATGGGGAGAACCGCGACTACAACGTGGCTGTGAGATTCACCCCGCTGAAGTTTGCCCAGATATGTTACTGGGTGCATGGGAACCGAGTGGACTGTAGTcaggactga